Proteins co-encoded in one Bubalus bubalis isolate 160015118507 breed Murrah chromosome 7, NDDB_SH_1, whole genome shotgun sequence genomic window:
- the TACC3 gene encoding transforming acidic coiled-coil-containing protein 3 isoform X1 yields MSLHIFSDENVTGDKSTENCDFLFSPPELTGRSSVLRLSQKENVPPKSTAKTVKVTFQTPLRDPQTYRILSPSVGSKLEACFVLGDPIELENCHQVCTQKENQQFTKETDTKTTHGILQKPVPVNTEPPSEDMRPVSEDQPPGGPPSAPLVSLGPSSSSQIPESVENPEASRGPAPGSPERAREEHVHPWPSEESMPLGPVAPEQPPGVASQDTAEDPLSATGGDSEGVPGPPARPASPCGAPPGEKPLVDQPGAALAGSMDATGREDTALTGPGEAAGATHPGAQEEEACGQATGSLRSGPVRLEFDFSDATGKRSPPLQKRGKALGLKPPSRRPEARPGKATLEAGKGCELALHESDGPSWDKPDNPDCNPAADSGEARPPEHPQSGQATEALSLSRQACSDDTPGMRAPARTPGAAGEGWTTGSSGGSAPLSSPSSEPPTAPTNPTPPTERGPEPTLDLNGEQFRDPAEVLGAGAALDYLEQFGASSFKESALRKQSLYLNFDPLLQDSPRGLAPSSSGRPRGLPVPSAGPLASEESPRLMQTAGGFSLGLRARSVDGPSSGSPPEAQLLDLDFPGAPGIPMPGPAPCDLGPGAAPLPVERIVDVLQYSQKDLDSAVEATQKENEVLRGKCAALQERLLEMGKIMDSFEGTVYQVMEESQKQKELTKAEMQKVLKEKAQLTADLHSMEKSFSDLFKRFEKQKEVIEGYRTNEESLKKCAEGHIERAEKEARKYQALKAQAEEKLRQASEEIAQVRSKAQTDALALQAVLRKEQMRVHSLEKVVEQKTKENDELTRICDDLISKMKRI; encoded by the exons ATGAGTCTGCATATCTTCAGTGACGAAAATGTCACTGGTGACAAAAGTACAGAAAATTGCGACTTCCTGTTTTCACCACCGGAACTTACCGGAAGATCGTCCGTTCTCCGTCTGTCACAGAAAGAGAATGTGCCACCGAAGAGCACAGCCAAAACTGTGAAG GTGACTTTTCAGACACCTCTACGGGACCCACAGACATACAGGATCTTAAGTCCCAGCGTGGGCAGCAAGCTCGAAGCCTGTTTTGTTCTGGGTGACCCCATTGAATTAGAAAACTGCCATCAAGTCTGTACCCAGAAAGAGAA TCAACAGTTCACCAAGGAAACGGACACCAAAacaacccatggaattctccagaagcCAGTACCAGTCAACACCGAGCCCCCCTCAGAGGACATGAGACCAGTCTCTGAAGACCAGCCTCCTGGTGGGCCCCCCTCAGCTCCTCTGGTCAGCCTGGGTCCCTCAAGCTCTTCCCAGATACCAGAGAGTGTTGAAAACCCGGAGGCCTCCCGAGGACCAGCGCCCGGCAGCCCTGAGCGCGCCCGGGAAGAGCATGTCCACCCTTGGCCCTCAGAGGAGAGCATGCCCCTCGGCCCCGTAGCTCCAGAACAGCCCCCTGGGGTGGCGTCCCAGGACACAGCAGAGGACCCACTCAGCGCTACGGGAGGGGACTCGGAGGGGGTCCCTGGTCCCCCCGCCAGGCCCGCCTCGCCCTGTGGTGCCCCCCCTGGAGAAAAACCCCTCGTGGACCAGCCTGGAGCGGCCCTAGCAGGCTCCATGGATGCCACCGGCCGCGAGGACACGGCCCTGACCGGCCCTGGAGAGGCTGCAGGGGCCACACACCCCGGTGCTCAGGAGGAGGAGGCCTGTGGCCAGGCCACCGGCTCTCTGAGGAGCGGGCCTGTCCGGCTGGAGTTCGACTTCTCTGATGCCACCGGCAAAAGGTCGCCCCCACTGCAGAAGCGAGGGAAGGCCCTGGGTCTCAAGCCCCCCTCGAGGAGACCAGAGGCGAGGCCCGGAAAGGCCACCCTGGAGGCGGGCAAGGGTTGCGAGCTCGCTCTGCATGAGTCCGACGGCCCGAGCTGGGACAAGCCAGACAACCCAGACTGTAACCCGGCCGCAGACAGTGGTGAGGCCCGGCCCCCGGAGCACCCGCAGAGCGGCCAGGCCACAGAGGCCTTGTCTCTGAGCCG GCAGGCGTGCTCAGATGACACACCCGGGATGAGGGCCCCAGCGAGGACCCCGGGAGCGGCGGGCGAG GGGTGGACCACAGGCTCTTCGGGGGGGTCGGCGCCCCTCAGCAGCCCAAGCAGTGAGCCACCGACTGCACCCACCAACCCCACGCCCCCCACCGAGAGGGGGCCGGAGCCCACCCTGGACCTGAATGGGGAGCAGTTCCGGGACCCCGCGGAGG TCCTAGGCGCAGGGGCAGCGCTGGACTACCTGGAGCAGTTCGGGGCGTCCTCG TTTAAAGAGTCAGCCCTGAGGAAGCAGTCGCTGTACCTCAACTTCGACCCGCTCCTGCAGGACAGTCCCCGGGGGCTGGCACCCAGCAG CAGCGGCAGGCCCCGGGGCCTACCTGTCCCGAGCGCGGGCCCTCTGGCCTCCGAGGAGAGCCCCAGGCTCATGCAGACAGCAGGTGGCTTCTCTCTCGGTCTCCGTGCTCGCAGTGTGGACGGGCCTTCCTCTGGAAGCCCCCCGGAGGCCCAGCTGCTTgacctggacttccctggagccCCGGGCATTCCT ATGCCTGGCCCGGCTCCGTGTGACCTCGGGCCCGGGGCTGCACCGCTGCCTGTGGAGCGGATCGTGGACGTGCTGCAGTACAGCCAGAAGGACCTGGACTCGGCG GTGGAGGCCACACAGAAGGAGAACGAGGTGCTGCGGGGCAAGTGCGCGGCGCTGCAGGAGAGGCTCCTGGAGATGGG GAAGATCATGGACAGCTTTGAGGGGACTGTCTACCAGGTGATGG AGGAGTCTCAGAAACAGAAGGAGCTCACCAAGGCCGAAATGCAGAAGGTCCTGAAGGAGAAAGCACAGCTGACGGCCGACCTGCACTCCATGGAAAAGTCGTTCTCCGACCTCTTCAAGCGGTTTGAGAAACAGAAGGAGGTGATCGAAGGCTACCGCACG AACGAAGAGTCACTGAAGAAGTGTGCCGAGGGTCACATAGAGAGGGCGGAGAAGGAGGCCCGGAAGTACCAGGCGCTGAAGGCCCAGGCGGAGGAGAAGCTCCGGCA GGCAAGCGAGGAGATCGCCCAGGTCCGCAGCAAGGCCCAGACGGACGCTCTGGCGCTGCAGGCGGTCCTGAGGAAGGAGCAGATGCGTGTCCACTCCCTGGAGAAGGTGGTGGAGCAGAAG ACTAAAGAGAATGATGAGCTGACCAGGATCTGTGACGACCTCATTTCCAAGATGAAGAGAATCTGA
- the TACC3 gene encoding transforming acidic coiled-coil-containing protein 3 isoform X2, translated as MSLHIFSDENVTGDKSTENCDFLFSPPELTGRSSVLRLSQKENVPPKSTAKTVKVTFQTPLRDPQTYRILSPSVGSKLEACFVLGDPIELENCHQVCTQKENQQFTKETDTKTTHGILQKPVPVNTEPPSEDMRPVSEDQPPGGPPSAPLVSLGPSSSSQIPESVENPEASRGPAPGSPERAREEHVHPWPSEESMPLGPVAPEQPPGVASQDTAEDPLSATGGDSEGVPGPPARPASPCGAPPGEKPLVDQPGAALAGSMDATGREDTALTGPGEAAGATHPGAQEEEACGQATGSLRSGPVRLEFDFSDATGKRSPPLQKRGKALGLKPPSRRPEARPGKATLEAGKGCELALHESDGPSWDKPDNPDCNPAADSGEARPPEHPQSGQATEALSLSRQACSDDTPGMRAPARTPGAAGEGWTTGSSGGSAPLSSPSSEPPTAPTNPTPPTERGPEPTLDLNGEQFRDPAEVLGAGAALDYLEQFGASSFKESALRKQSLYLNFDPLLQDSPRGLAPSSSGRPRGLPVPSAGPLASEESPRLMQTAGGFSLGLRARSVDGPSSGSPPEAQLLDLDFPGAPGIPMPGPAPCDLGPGAAPLPVERIVDVLQYSQKDLDSAVEATQKENEVLRGKCAALQERLLEMGKIMDSFEGTVYQVMEESQKQKELTKAEMQKVLKEKAQLTADLHSMEKSFSDLFKRFEKQKENEESLKKCAEGHIERAEKEARKYQALKAQAEEKLRQASEEIAQVRSKAQTDALALQAVLRKEQMRVHSLEKVVEQKTKENDELTRICDDLISKMKRI; from the exons ATGAGTCTGCATATCTTCAGTGACGAAAATGTCACTGGTGACAAAAGTACAGAAAATTGCGACTTCCTGTTTTCACCACCGGAACTTACCGGAAGATCGTCCGTTCTCCGTCTGTCACAGAAAGAGAATGTGCCACCGAAGAGCACAGCCAAAACTGTGAAG GTGACTTTTCAGACACCTCTACGGGACCCACAGACATACAGGATCTTAAGTCCCAGCGTGGGCAGCAAGCTCGAAGCCTGTTTTGTTCTGGGTGACCCCATTGAATTAGAAAACTGCCATCAAGTCTGTACCCAGAAAGAGAA TCAACAGTTCACCAAGGAAACGGACACCAAAacaacccatggaattctccagaagcCAGTACCAGTCAACACCGAGCCCCCCTCAGAGGACATGAGACCAGTCTCTGAAGACCAGCCTCCTGGTGGGCCCCCCTCAGCTCCTCTGGTCAGCCTGGGTCCCTCAAGCTCTTCCCAGATACCAGAGAGTGTTGAAAACCCGGAGGCCTCCCGAGGACCAGCGCCCGGCAGCCCTGAGCGCGCCCGGGAAGAGCATGTCCACCCTTGGCCCTCAGAGGAGAGCATGCCCCTCGGCCCCGTAGCTCCAGAACAGCCCCCTGGGGTGGCGTCCCAGGACACAGCAGAGGACCCACTCAGCGCTACGGGAGGGGACTCGGAGGGGGTCCCTGGTCCCCCCGCCAGGCCCGCCTCGCCCTGTGGTGCCCCCCCTGGAGAAAAACCCCTCGTGGACCAGCCTGGAGCGGCCCTAGCAGGCTCCATGGATGCCACCGGCCGCGAGGACACGGCCCTGACCGGCCCTGGAGAGGCTGCAGGGGCCACACACCCCGGTGCTCAGGAGGAGGAGGCCTGTGGCCAGGCCACCGGCTCTCTGAGGAGCGGGCCTGTCCGGCTGGAGTTCGACTTCTCTGATGCCACCGGCAAAAGGTCGCCCCCACTGCAGAAGCGAGGGAAGGCCCTGGGTCTCAAGCCCCCCTCGAGGAGACCAGAGGCGAGGCCCGGAAAGGCCACCCTGGAGGCGGGCAAGGGTTGCGAGCTCGCTCTGCATGAGTCCGACGGCCCGAGCTGGGACAAGCCAGACAACCCAGACTGTAACCCGGCCGCAGACAGTGGTGAGGCCCGGCCCCCGGAGCACCCGCAGAGCGGCCAGGCCACAGAGGCCTTGTCTCTGAGCCG GCAGGCGTGCTCAGATGACACACCCGGGATGAGGGCCCCAGCGAGGACCCCGGGAGCGGCGGGCGAG GGGTGGACCACAGGCTCTTCGGGGGGGTCGGCGCCCCTCAGCAGCCCAAGCAGTGAGCCACCGACTGCACCCACCAACCCCACGCCCCCCACCGAGAGGGGGCCGGAGCCCACCCTGGACCTGAATGGGGAGCAGTTCCGGGACCCCGCGGAGG TCCTAGGCGCAGGGGCAGCGCTGGACTACCTGGAGCAGTTCGGGGCGTCCTCG TTTAAAGAGTCAGCCCTGAGGAAGCAGTCGCTGTACCTCAACTTCGACCCGCTCCTGCAGGACAGTCCCCGGGGGCTGGCACCCAGCAG CAGCGGCAGGCCCCGGGGCCTACCTGTCCCGAGCGCGGGCCCTCTGGCCTCCGAGGAGAGCCCCAGGCTCATGCAGACAGCAGGTGGCTTCTCTCTCGGTCTCCGTGCTCGCAGTGTGGACGGGCCTTCCTCTGGAAGCCCCCCGGAGGCCCAGCTGCTTgacctggacttccctggagccCCGGGCATTCCT ATGCCTGGCCCGGCTCCGTGTGACCTCGGGCCCGGGGCTGCACCGCTGCCTGTGGAGCGGATCGTGGACGTGCTGCAGTACAGCCAGAAGGACCTGGACTCGGCG GTGGAGGCCACACAGAAGGAGAACGAGGTGCTGCGGGGCAAGTGCGCGGCGCTGCAGGAGAGGCTCCTGGAGATGGG GAAGATCATGGACAGCTTTGAGGGGACTGTCTACCAGGTGATGG AGGAGTCTCAGAAACAGAAGGAGCTCACCAAGGCCGAAATGCAGAAGGTCCTGAAGGAGAAAGCACAGCTGACGGCCGACCTGCACTCCATGGAAAAGTCGTTCTCCGACCTCTTCAAGCGGTTTGAGAAACAGAAGGAG AACGAAGAGTCACTGAAGAAGTGTGCCGAGGGTCACATAGAGAGGGCGGAGAAGGAGGCCCGGAAGTACCAGGCGCTGAAGGCCCAGGCGGAGGAGAAGCTCCGGCA GGCAAGCGAGGAGATCGCCCAGGTCCGCAGCAAGGCCCAGACGGACGCTCTGGCGCTGCAGGCGGTCCTGAGGAAGGAGCAGATGCGTGTCCACTCCCTGGAGAAGGTGGTGGAGCAGAAG ACTAAAGAGAATGATGAGCTGACCAGGATCTGTGACGACCTCATTTCCAAGATGAAGAGAATCTGA